The DNA region AAATTAttttgcaggggcttccctggtggcgcagtggttgagagtccgcctgccgatgcaggggacacgggttcgtgccccggtctgggaagatcccacatgccgcggagcggctgggcccgtgagccatggccgctgagcctgcgcgtccggagcctgtcctccgcaacgggagaggccacgacagtgagaggcccgcgtaacgcataaaaaaaaaaaaaaaaaaaaaattattttgcagtAGGTTTGGCAGGGGTACAACTGTTAATCCCAAATATTAAAATGTGGGGGGTTTCCtatgtgtgtattatgtgtgctTCTGATTTTAGCATTACAGCCCAGATACTGTTTAGTTAATTACACAGGAGTTCTGGACTTTAGTTTTGGCTTGGGCTCTTCTAGTGACCTGAGCAAACTACGTAACTTTTATGGATTCATTATTGGCACTAGTAAATTAAGTGGGCTTGAGTAAGTGGGCAAATTACGTTTGCTCTTAGGAAGCAAACTGGCATATCCCTGGATGCTTCTTGCAAGCTTAACACATATACCATACATTTCACCCATTTAAAGGGTATAATTCAATGGGCTTTTTATATATTacagtattaattttttaagttgtgataaaatatatatgacataaaatttgccattttaaaatatacagttcagggggcttccctggcttcCGTAGTTCAGTGGCATAAACTAGAGTTTATTCTCCGGTTTTAGGAAATTATAAATCCATAACAGGTAAAAATATGATTGGCTAATTTGCGTGATTTAACTTCTTTCCCTGAAAATTAGATACTGCAATTCTATTGTATGTAAACGCCGTTTCATCAGAAACTGCGTGCAATTTAAGAAATGGATTGCAGGGTTAGAAAAACTCTTTGCAGATGTCGTCTTTGTTGCTCTCAGTCTTTCTTTGCTGcaattctccttttctctttcctggctGCTAATTGGATTAAAGACTGTTTTGCCAACCATGGCATCTGGAGATGACAGTCCTATCTTTGAAGATGACGAAAGGTAAATGTCTTGCATTGCAATAAAACTAGCTTATGAAAATTTCAAGAAGGTTTTAATCATTCAGGAGAGGTATTTATCCAGGCTACTTTTTAAAGGACACATTTTGTAATATTGCAGAACacatagttttgcttttctgtGATTTTGAGCAAGGGTGGTACACACCTGGCATGGAGGTAACCAGCACTAATGTGGCATCCTTTCCCATAGGACCTGGATGTAAGGTCTCCAAATCCATCTCAGCACAAAATTCTTGGCAGTCACttcaaaatgatataaaatcCATTTACTGTCTTTGACTTAGACCCTACAAAGGAGATTAGAGTGAATGAAGAGTAGGATGTAGTTAAGagacagactctggagccagagtcCTAAGTTTACATCCCATCTGCCACTTACTGTCATTGTGACCTTAAACGAgcccttggcctctctgagcctcagtttcctcatctataaatagaGATAATGATAGTACCCACCTCATGGTGAGGATTCtttgagttaatatatataaagctcttagcacagtgaTTGACACACAGTAAGTACTAAATAACTGTTAGCTATGATCATTATTGCTGTAATAAATGTTACTTCTCTCAAAGCTAAAGATCTATATCAGTATCAAAATAGTACTTATATGTTACATATTCATTATACATAACAGGTTATTCACATAGgacacacatataatatatattttatattaaattgtgcCAGAAACTTGACAAAACAGaatcctttatatttttaataagatttcCTATAATAATGACAAGATTACTATCTTCCATAACATTTCTATATCTATTATAGAACATTTCTTCCACGACTTCTTTTTTCCTCAGTCTTAGTATTATAAATTAGAAccttttttgttaaaattaatcCCTAGTTATTGGTTTAAGTATAAAATGTTTTGAGAATTCTTGCTTTAGAGTGATTGGATCtgaaaaagtaaaaccaaaattaaatactGTGCTTTTTAAGTGACGGGAGGGAGAAGTAGAAACTTTTTACTGACCTTTCCAAGCATTATTCTGTGGCCTAGCTTAGAATACTGTCGTGGATAAACTGACTGATTCTTAATCCTATTATATTAAGGTGACTTTGGAATTATCTGACTATATACCCATATATAGTAATTTCATCTTAAAAGAAGAATGCATAAGAGGGAGAAGATAGTTACATGTACTGTAAGTAGGCTTTCTTAGCTAATatcactttaatattttataatttcagggCTTTTTGAAATCTGATATTTTCACCTTGGAAGGATTAATTGgttattctgttactgttttgGCCTATTATAATTGCTTAATTTTATTCCCTTAGCCCTCCTTACAGCCTGGAAAAAATGACAGATCTCGTAGCTGTTTGGGATGTTGCTTTAAGTGATGGAGTCCATAAGATTGAATTCGAACATGGGACCACATCAGGCAAACGAGTGGTATATGTAGATGGGAAGGTAGGAAAAACTGTTACTTCGTAAAATATGGTGTACAGGGAAGCTTGATTTTGCTAATGTAGATTCTTCATATGTGAATGCAAGGCTTTTCTCTTACAGTGGTTATCTTTATATATTGGCCTGTATCATTTTGCCATACAAAGTAAACTAATAATAGTTGTGCAATTCATAGACTATAACATctaatatttaaacttaaaatgactttattttctaaaacctTTGTATcgtgaaaatattaaattttcttccatttatgtgttttcaacttttatattttattacttagGAAGAGATAAGAAAAGAATGGATGTTCAAATTAGTGGGCAAAGAAACCTTCTGTGTTGGAGCTTCAAAGATGAAAGCAACCATAAATATAGATGCTGTCAGTGGTTTCGCTTATGAATATACTCTGGAAATTAATGGGAAAAGTCTCAAGAAGTATATGGAGAACAGATCAAAAACCACCAATACTTGGGTATTACATTTGGATGGTGAGGACTTTAGAGTTGTGCTGGGTAAGTGAGAGCCGTTTCTGCAGAATTTGTTGGCTTTTTATGGTGGCCATTTAATTAGTTCCTCTAACTGTCCAGACCTTTTATGGGAGCTTTGAATAGGAGAGAATGTTAAGTGCAGTTATATTTCTCACGTGTCCTGTGGAAATGAAGTATTCATTAAATCGACTGATTTAGATGGAAAATATGAGAGCCAGATTTTATAGTGATGGATTCGAGGATTATAAACTTgggtttaagaaaagaaatattgatatagacatttgttattatttgatatttctctttaaaactaCGTCTAAAGGCAGTTGGAAATTAAAGATTCATCAGTAAAAAGGGAATTTTTCTCTAGATAGCAATAGGTTTAGGACTGCAACAGATCAAAATCATCAGTCCAGATaaagtagattaaaaaataaaaagtaagccaTTGCTCTTTGAGCTAAGTTCTGCTATTACAGATTGCCATCTGTGTTCTCAGTTTCTTTTGGGCCTACAAAACTTGCAAGACAAATATTTACTACCTTTTCACTCTTCTGGTTACTCTTAGTATTTCCTGCTTCTCATATCACTAAGTTAAGACTATGTAGATCATCTCAttaattcattgattcatttattagGTAATATTGAGAACCTCTTAAAGGGCAGTTTGTGTACCAGGCCTTGAGGATCCATAAATGAAGAGACTTTGTCTGTGTCTTTTAAGAGTATatagtccagggcttccctggtggtgcagtggttaagaatccgcctgccaaggcaggggacacgggtttgagccctggtctgggaagatcccacatgccacggagcaactaagcccacgtgccacaactactgagcctgtgctctagagcccgcgagccacaactactgagcccacgtgccacaactactgaagcccttgcacttagagcccgtgcccctcaacaagagaagccaccacaatgagaagcccgtgcactgcaacaaagagtagcccctgctcgccgcagctagagaaagcccacatgcagcaacgaagacccaacacagccaaaaataaataaatttatttaaaaaaaaaaagtgtatagtCTAGTTGAATGCTAGaaaataccttaaaatttttttttaagaatgaaaaatgttTATCAGGTAATAAATGCACATagttggaaaaaaaggaaaccaaaaactcGTGTAtggtttatttattaaagaaattgggTCAATTTTTCTTGAAGAGGATAGGAAACCACCGaattgtcttccaaaatggctgtaccattttgtgttCCTCCCAGCAatgagtgagagttcctgttaCTACACATCTTTGCCAGCAGTGTTgccagtgttttggattttggtcattctaataagtgtgtagtgatatctcacttTTAACTTGCAAGTCCCTaataatatgtggtgttgagcatcttttcatatgcttatttgccatctgtgtatcttctttggggagCTGTTTCTATAGAGCTTTTGCCCATGAGAGCCAGATTTTATAGTGATGGATTCAAGGATTATAAACttgggtttaaaaaaagaaatattgatgtGGTTTGTTTtcctactgttgagttttaagagttcttagtATATTTTAGATAACGAGTTAAAAAAAGTTGGAACCATAACTTTAGTGCCTTATGAGATTTACGTATCATGAGAAAAAAGCAGATTAATTTTTTCAACCATTTTGGCTTCAGTTATATTTAAAAGACTATGTCTAGGTTGCCATTTAAATACTTCTTGTCAGTCAATAATTCTAAAAATGTAACAAAGATATTTAGATACACGTTCTTTATCGGATACgttttacagttattttcttCCAGCCTGTGACTTGTActgtcatctttatttcttttgatttaaaaaattttcctcctcttcattttctgtttctattaaggaattatttattatgtttgttttgtgttcCTTTTAGTTGAGTCCtcatttatgaaattatttttatttctaatttttactgAGTTCTATACTTCATTTCTCAGTTTCTCTAATCATTGTTTAGTCACTTTCATATCTtgtatgattttcttaatttctttcagctcGTTTTGAAATAGTATTTTACAGCTTTACCTTTCATGTAAGCATGTCTTTCTGATACTTCTATTATCTATAATGATGGcagtctgttcttttttcttagaattttgtgTGGATCTAGAGCTCAGTACCTCTCTTTGATAATTCTTATATGATCTTAGTTTTTCTGAATTTATAGAAGGGAGTGTGGTTTTGTGTAGCTTTTTAAACTTCAGGTTCTTGAGTTcccttttctgtcatttttggatGATGTTAATCATTGGGGCACATTTTCTGAGATGGCTGCTGTTTCCTTACCCtgttttttctagattttctcttttactctCATTTCCCTGGGTGCTCAGTTTGGATTGTCTTCCCACCTCTGTGTGGGGTTTGTACTGGAAGGGAGCTTCGGCGGCTTGGTTTGAGGGTTCCTGGGGCCCAGACTGCTGTAGCCCTTTCAGACCCCTCCCGCTGCTCCCACACCCCATCCACTGTCAGGATGTAAAACCCCTTATAGTTCAGCTGCTCTTCACACATCCCCACTCCGAATGCTCCAGTTAGAACCGGGACTGCTGTCTGGGGATTCTTAGGTCCACCAGAGGCTCTGCtgcttccctctgcttccttctgcatgGTTGCTGATACTACAGCTACGGTCTTGGAGTTGCCGGTGGTTCCCCCACCTATTGGTACTGTAGAGTTTGTGGTGTAGATACTGTCCATCGGGTCTTTGGTTCTGTTCTGTTGCCCTGTCTGTTTTAGCAGGGGAAATTTGGAGACTGTAAAAAACTCATGCCTCTGCTACCACTACCACCATCTTCATCATCAGCTTTCAAATTTACTTCATCCCCTGTTGAGTAAGATGAGGCTGTGAACATATACTTCCCCCGCTGCTCCTCTCCCACCTTTACCACCTTCAACTTCTGTCTTCTCTACCTTTTCTTTGACATCATCAGagtagttaatatttttattctgttctgtagccATAACTGTGTTCTCCTGTGTTTTTTCTATAGgttgattctaaaattaaaaatcaataaataacatttatattattgtgattttgtaaatatttttggagtGGGCCATGGTTACATTCTTTCTCTATATTATTGTCACACCCCCTGTGCCACTCAAAGGAAGTTGTTTTCAGTGTCAAGGTCAAGTGAGTTTTCTGTTCTATAATCTACCAGTTTCTCAAAATTATACCTCATTTTTTGTTTACTTCACAATtggaccttgttttttttttttttttttttaagtcatttgtttttctgggctCTTCTGgtggcttttctcttttcttgttggAAAGGGAAATATATCTTCTTTGCTCATGTTCCTAAtgtctgtttgcattttttactccTATTATCTATTGCTTTGAAAACTTCTCATGCTTAATGACAGTATTCTTGGGCGTCTGTTGACTTCCTGTTCAAAACTAGATAGTTGCTTCCCAGGCCTGCTGCCCAGTGGCTGTCCTGGGCTTGCTTTCATGGAACCCTGGCTTTAGTTCCATCAGTTATTGAATCCCACAGCTGCCAGTTTTACCTTTGTTTACTGGAAAATATCCTTAAGTGATTTCCTAATAAAGGGTGTCTAGGAGCTAAATATTATATGAACCTTATACGAAGTTGATACTTTTGTGGAGTACAGAGTTctagctttaaaatgttttttttttcccctgagaaaTTTTGAAAGCCTTGTTCCATTGTCTTCTATTCTCCATTGTTTTGAATGAGAAGTTCTATGCCAGTCTGAATCTCattagttttttctttctggaagcttTTGGGGGCTCATCTTTATATTCCAgaattttacagtgttgtgtttagaAATGTAGTGGCTCACCAGCTACTTCACTTTTAGGTGAAAAATGGTATTTCAGCATGTTTTTTATTTGCCTCTTTCAGAATTGGGTGaggttgagcctcttttcatgtgtttaaggtccttttgtgtttcttttctgataATGCCTGTACGTGTCCTTTGACCTGTTTTCTCTTGGGTTGTTGGTCTTTCTCTCCTTGATTGCTAGGAGTCCTTCTATTACTAAAATTAGCTCTTTGTATTGTGAGCTTCAagtatttttcccagtctgtcaTTTATTATATGACTTTGCTTATACGTatgcatgtgtttttttaatcatgCAGAAATCTTTTTTACTTTCATGTAGTCAGATTTACTTACcccttttcttttatggcttctggATTAGCAATGTTCTTCAGAGGCATGTTAATAACAGCTATTATAGAAAATCTGAGTACATGTACACATTCAGTTGGCCCACTAAATAAAATTCCGATTGTCACCACCGTCATGGTTTATTTGAGCACCCTGTGCTCTGATCCAGGTGGCTGAGCTGGTTTTCCCCACAACTGTGGCCGTAGATGCTCCCCACTCAGGCTGCCATTGGGCTTCCCCTCCCATACCTCCTGGGCCCCTctgctcttctctttccttctagcCCAGTTCAAAGTCCTTTCTCCACTCTCTAAGTGAGGCTCACATCTCGAGGTGCAGGGAGAAGAGACCGTGTTCCTGGAGTAGACGGCTTGTCAGTGTCAAGGCATCCAGCCTTGACACCCAGgcgggtttggttttttttttttttttttaaatatgaatagtaccttttttttctttttaagaagatgttgggggtaggagtttattaatttattgtttttgctgtgttgggtcttcgtttctgtgcgagagcgttctctagttgtggcaagcgggggccactcttcatggcggtgtgcgggcctctcactatcgcggcctctcttgttgcagagcacaggctccagatgcgcaggctcagtagttgtggctcatgggcctagttgctctgcagcatgtgggatcctcccagaccagggctcgaacccatgtcccctgcattaggagtcagattctcaaccactgcgccaccagggaagcccgtgaatagtactttttaatgatttgaaatttaaatgcaAACAATTACCAGAAGAaagcatgtaattttttttttgaattgaatttttaaatttaattaattttttatacagcaggttcttattagttatctattttatacatattagtgtatatgtgtcaatcccaatctcccaattcatcccaccaccacccctcctttctccccttgatgg from Phocoena phocoena chromosome 4, mPhoPho1.1, whole genome shotgun sequence includes:
- the FAIM gene encoding fas apoptotic inhibitory molecule 1 isoform X2 encodes the protein MTDLVAVWDVALSDGVHKIEFEHGTTSGKRVVYVDGKEEIRKEWMFKLVGKETFCVGASKMKATINIDAVSGFAYEYTLEINGKSLKKYMENRSKTTNTWVLHLDGEDFRVVLEKDTMDVWCNGKKMETAGEFVDDGTETHFSIGNHDCYIKAVSSGKRKEGIIHTLIVDNREIPEIPE
- the FAIM gene encoding fas apoptotic inhibitory molecule 1 isoform X1, whose product is MASGDDSPIFEDDESPPYSLEKMTDLVAVWDVALSDGVHKIEFEHGTTSGKRVVYVDGKEEIRKEWMFKLVGKETFCVGASKMKATINIDAVSGFAYEYTLEINGKSLKKYMENRSKTTNTWVLHLDGEDFRVVLEKDTMDVWCNGKKMETAGEFVDDGTETHFSIGNHDCYIKAVSSGKRKEGIIHTLIVDNREIPEIPE